From a single Couchioplanes caeruleus genomic region:
- the katG gene encoding catalase/peroxidase HPI, with protein sequence MSDTQDHPASAQGVDKKAAEGCPVAHDSVTAHGSESENPAIDSPTPKTGGRPRTVRDWWPNQLDLSVLHAHSSKSNPLGPDFSYAKEFAKLDVEALKRDIVQVLTTSQDWWPADFGHYGGLMIRMSWHSAGTYRINDGRGGAGDGGQRFAPLNSWPDNANLDKARRLLWPVKAKYGQKISWADLLVLAGNVALESMGFKTFGFGFGRVDVWEPEEIFWGPEDTWLGDERYVSEKEMSEGVGATEMGLIYVNPEGPRGSADPIAAAHFIRETFRRMAMNDEETVALIAGGHTFGKTHGAGVADNHVGPEPEGAPLEAQGLGWLSTHGSGAGPDTITSGLEVTWTDTPTQWDNRFFEILFGFEWELTTSPGGAKQWVAKDAPEITPDPFDPAKKHRPTMLTTDLSLRMDPAYEKVSRRFLENPDEFALAFAKAWYKLLHRDMGPVSRFLGPWVPEAQLWQDPVPAVDHELVGDADIAVLKAKVLESGLTTAQLVSTAWASAASYRSTDKRGGANGARIRLEPQRTWEVNQPEQLATVLNTLEGIQREFNEAGGAKISLADLIVLAGSAAVEKAARDAGVEINVPFHPGRTDASQEQTDVESFGVLEPRADGFRNYLRPGEKTQPEVLLVDRAYMLNLTAPEMTVLVGGLRALGNTVGDSRHGILTDRPGALTNDFFANLLSPGTRWKASQSEEHVYEIRDVTTDEVKWTATAVDLIFGSNSQLRALAEVYASDDAREKFVADFVAAWTKVMELDRFDLA encoded by the coding sequence ATGAGCGACACCCAGGACCACCCCGCCAGCGCCCAGGGCGTGGACAAGAAGGCGGCGGAAGGCTGCCCGGTCGCGCACGACTCCGTGACCGCGCACGGCAGCGAGAGCGAGAACCCGGCGATCGACTCGCCGACGCCGAAGACCGGCGGCCGTCCGCGTACGGTCCGCGACTGGTGGCCGAACCAGCTCGACCTGTCGGTGCTGCACGCCCACTCGTCCAAGAGCAACCCGCTGGGCCCGGACTTCAGCTACGCCAAGGAGTTCGCCAAGCTCGACGTCGAGGCGCTCAAGCGCGACATCGTCCAGGTCCTCACCACCTCGCAGGACTGGTGGCCGGCGGACTTCGGCCACTACGGCGGCCTGATGATCCGGATGAGCTGGCACTCCGCGGGCACGTACCGGATCAACGACGGCCGCGGCGGGGCCGGTGACGGCGGCCAGCGCTTCGCGCCGCTGAACAGCTGGCCCGACAACGCCAACCTGGACAAGGCCCGCCGCCTGCTGTGGCCGGTCAAGGCGAAGTACGGCCAGAAGATCTCCTGGGCCGACCTGCTCGTGCTCGCCGGCAACGTCGCCCTGGAGTCGATGGGCTTCAAGACCTTCGGCTTCGGCTTCGGCCGGGTGGACGTGTGGGAGCCCGAGGAGATCTTCTGGGGCCCGGAGGACACCTGGCTGGGCGACGAGCGGTACGTCTCCGAGAAGGAGATGTCCGAGGGCGTCGGCGCGACCGAGATGGGCCTCATCTACGTCAACCCCGAGGGCCCCCGCGGCAGCGCGGACCCGATCGCGGCCGCGCACTTCATCCGCGAGACCTTCCGCCGGATGGCGATGAACGACGAGGAGACCGTCGCGCTCATCGCCGGCGGCCACACGTTCGGCAAGACCCACGGCGCGGGCGTCGCCGACAACCACGTCGGCCCCGAGCCGGAGGGCGCGCCGCTGGAGGCGCAGGGCCTCGGCTGGCTGAGCACGCACGGCAGCGGCGCGGGCCCGGACACCATCACCAGCGGCCTCGAGGTGACCTGGACCGACACGCCCACGCAGTGGGACAACCGGTTCTTCGAGATCCTCTTCGGCTTCGAGTGGGAGCTGACCACCAGCCCCGGCGGCGCGAAGCAGTGGGTCGCCAAGGACGCCCCGGAGATCACCCCGGACCCGTTCGACCCGGCGAAGAAGCACCGGCCGACGATGCTCACCACCGACCTGTCGCTGCGGATGGACCCGGCGTACGAGAAGGTCTCGCGCCGTTTCCTGGAGAACCCGGACGAGTTCGCGCTGGCCTTCGCCAAGGCCTGGTACAAGCTGCTGCACCGCGACATGGGCCCGGTCAGCCGCTTCCTCGGCCCCTGGGTGCCGGAGGCGCAGCTGTGGCAGGACCCGGTGCCGGCCGTCGACCACGAGCTCGTGGGTGACGCCGACATCGCCGTCCTCAAGGCGAAGGTCCTGGAGTCCGGCCTGACCACCGCCCAGCTGGTCTCGACCGCGTGGGCCTCGGCGGCCAGCTACCGGTCCACCGACAAGCGCGGCGGCGCGAACGGCGCCCGCATCCGCCTCGAGCCGCAGCGCACCTGGGAGGTCAACCAGCCCGAGCAGCTCGCCACGGTGCTGAACACCCTCGAGGGCATCCAGCGCGAGTTCAACGAGGCCGGCGGCGCGAAGATCTCGCTCGCCGACCTGATCGTGCTGGCCGGCTCGGCCGCCGTGGAGAAGGCCGCGCGCGACGCCGGCGTCGAGATCAACGTGCCGTTCCACCCGGGCCGCACGGACGCCTCCCAGGAGCAGACGGACGTCGAGTCGTTCGGGGTCCTGGAGCCGCGCGCCGACGGCTTCCGCAACTACCTGCGTCCGGGGGAGAAGACCCAGCCGGAGGTGCTGCTCGTCGACCGGGCGTACATGCTGAACCTGACCGCGCCCGAGATGACCGTGCTCGTCGGCGGTCTGCGGGCCCTGGGCAACACCGTCGGCGACAGCCGGCACGGCATCCTCACCGACCGGCCCGGCGCGCTCACCAACGACTTCTTCGCCAACCTGCTCTCCCCCGGCACCCGGTGGAAGGCGTCGCAGTCCGAGGAGCACGTGTACGAGATCCGCGACGTGACCACCGACGAGGTGAAGTGGACCGCCACCGCGGTCGACCTCATCTTCGGGTCGAACTCGCAGCTGCGCGCCCTCGCCGAGGTCTACGCGAGCGACGACGCCCGGGAGAAGTTCGTGGCGGACTTCGTCGCGGCCTGGACCAAGGTCATGGAGCTCGACCGGTTCGATCTCGCCTGA
- a CDS encoding EAL domain-containing protein, translated as MRGRRKAVLIGVDHCGREIGMPSLRYAEADARAVRDLLLDESLGTFEDGDVTLLLGNQATWSDVKATLRDAALDADPADVLLVYFAGHALVPEWMTDSDAYLVTADLDATELRAQPDRGLRLTFLKRDVFGVFEGTSFLILDCCQAGRYQDADMRHNEVMQTYRPRVDRHSALLACRAGAAARESDDLRHGQLTYHVLDALRGAAADGDGRVSFARMADFVATKGLHPAPGQLLQNWGDSVPLTQPPVSRHARRRQVAPDDAPASIIPCRNPLDDFTGSIRQLLDRFFRSGGQALASEPDAPIERIRHALAADSVAVVDFFGPEPRIASSTARFRYQELRALLERSARYADPSQSSSLGHLVSEEDGRRVLFVPLKRDGQRVTSLAVVDPPLDMGEPLAVMLQAMWAVAVLADPVEAELGVLTALRIAFGRLPVDLYHHAASLHRRLMESLTMVFQPVIQLDARPPGIGVYSYEALARQHENDLGAPFRALRMCQAWGDRFVIERDSILAAKAIRAYAEADGATAWEGTRPVSINVAVRALLNDGYIAEVRAALADAALNPRLVTLEISEQDPIEPRDDEIWPQEPLVFFHRRLTELTATLDVTFAVDDFGVGYSSLARLAELPLTQIKVDRAILFHPMAIEELKLVMEVARYASNRGHSHSPRPVIVEGVDGQSPVGLHDLYGLGIQHVQGYISGEISSRTLRPLDQSLRERIAALVRGENDQYRASAA; from the coding sequence ATGCGAGGGCGACGTAAAGCGGTCCTTATCGGAGTCGATCACTGCGGACGGGAAATCGGAATGCCTTCCCTCCGCTACGCCGAGGCGGATGCTCGAGCCGTTCGGGACCTGCTCCTCGATGAAAGCCTCGGCACGTTCGAAGACGGCGACGTGACCCTGCTGCTCGGCAATCAGGCGACGTGGTCTGACGTCAAGGCGACGCTCCGCGACGCTGCACTGGACGCGGACCCCGCCGACGTGTTGCTCGTCTACTTTGCCGGTCATGCCCTCGTTCCTGAGTGGATGACCGACTCGGACGCGTATCTGGTCACCGCTGACCTCGACGCGACAGAGCTGCGGGCCCAACCCGACCGTGGGCTTCGGCTCACGTTTCTGAAGCGCGATGTGTTCGGAGTCTTCGAGGGCACCTCCTTCTTGATCCTCGACTGCTGCCAAGCCGGTCGTTATCAAGATGCGGACATGCGGCACAACGAGGTCATGCAGACCTACAGGCCACGGGTTGACCGGCACAGCGCGTTACTCGCCTGCCGGGCAGGGGCTGCTGCGCGGGAGTCTGACGACCTGCGTCACGGTCAATTGACTTATCACGTCCTGGATGCGCTCAGAGGAGCGGCGGCAGATGGCGATGGCCGCGTCTCCTTCGCTCGGATGGCAGACTTCGTGGCGACGAAGGGCCTGCACCCGGCGCCAGGTCAGCTCTTGCAGAACTGGGGCGACAGTGTCCCGCTGACGCAGCCGCCGGTCTCGCGACACGCCCGCCGGCGACAGGTCGCGCCGGACGACGCGCCGGCGTCGATCATCCCGTGTCGCAACCCGCTTGATGACTTCACCGGTTCGATACGGCAGTTGCTCGACCGATTCTTCCGCTCAGGCGGGCAGGCCCTCGCCTCGGAGCCGGACGCCCCGATCGAGCGGATCCGCCACGCCCTGGCAGCCGACTCCGTAGCGGTCGTTGACTTCTTCGGGCCTGAGCCGCGGATAGCGAGTTCGACGGCTCGATTCCGCTACCAGGAGTTGCGTGCACTTCTAGAACGCAGCGCCCGGTACGCCGACCCCTCGCAAAGCTCGTCGCTGGGACACTTGGTGTCCGAGGAAGATGGCCGTCGCGTCCTCTTTGTTCCCCTCAAGCGCGACGGCCAGAGGGTGACCAGCTTGGCGGTCGTCGACCCTCCACTGGACATGGGCGAACCTCTGGCAGTGATGTTGCAGGCGATGTGGGCAGTCGCCGTGCTCGCTGACCCGGTCGAGGCGGAACTCGGAGTGCTCACGGCGCTGCGTATCGCGTTTGGGCGGCTGCCCGTGGATCTGTATCACCATGCGGCGTCTCTGCATCGGCGCCTGATGGAGTCGCTGACCATGGTCTTCCAGCCGGTCATTCAGCTCGACGCCCGGCCCCCGGGTATTGGTGTGTACAGCTATGAAGCTCTCGCGCGCCAGCACGAGAACGACCTCGGAGCACCGTTCAGAGCATTGCGGATGTGTCAGGCATGGGGCGATCGATTCGTCATCGAACGGGACTCCATCCTGGCTGCCAAAGCGATTCGGGCATATGCGGAAGCTGATGGCGCCACCGCTTGGGAGGGCACTCGGCCCGTCTCTATCAATGTGGCGGTGCGAGCCCTGCTCAATGACGGTTACATTGCTGAGGTCCGCGCTGCGCTGGCCGATGCGGCCCTCAACCCACGGCTCGTCACTCTCGAGATATCCGAGCAGGACCCCATCGAGCCGAGAGACGACGAAATCTGGCCGCAAGAACCGCTCGTGTTCTTCCATCGCCGGCTTACGGAGCTTACTGCCACCCTCGATGTGACCTTCGCGGTCGACGACTTCGGGGTTGGCTACTCATCGCTGGCTCGGCTCGCTGAGCTGCCTCTGACCCAGATCAAGGTCGACCGGGCTATTCTCTTCCACCCGATGGCGATCGAAGAACTCAAGCTCGTCATGGAAGTCGCACGCTATGCGAGTAATCGAGGCCACTCGCATTCCCCGCGACCGGTGATCGTGGAGGGTGTGGACGGTCAGTCGCCGGTTGGACTCCACGATTTATATGGCCTTGGCATTCAGCACGTTCAGGGGTACATCAGCGGGGAGATATCATCTCGAACGCTGCGCCCCTTGGACCAGTCGTTGCGGGAACGGATCGCCGCATTGGTGAGAGGTGAGAATGACCAGTATCGTGCTTCGGCTGCCTGA
- a CDS encoding TetR/AcrR family transcriptional regulator yields the protein MRARGRYDQLVAAAMELASPGLPLSVPSLRAVARECGVTPTAVYRHFPSQSSLNRVILLTIDQAFVAAVSAADDPARPPAERLRGFAHAYAAWGLAHPGLYQLRFESADQLGEDYVRTDAADKLLAHIDSVIAGLDEPSEATAEDLWVGLHGMVSLRIHKRDRPWSVALEEQIDRLLRAWGIG from the coding sequence GTGCGGGCACGGGGTCGGTACGACCAGCTGGTCGCCGCCGCCATGGAGCTGGCGTCGCCCGGCCTGCCGCTGTCGGTGCCGTCGCTGCGAGCGGTGGCCCGCGAGTGCGGTGTCACGCCGACCGCGGTCTACCGCCACTTCCCGTCGCAGAGCAGCCTCAACCGGGTCATCCTGCTGACCATCGACCAGGCCTTCGTCGCCGCGGTGTCCGCCGCCGACGACCCGGCCCGGCCGCCCGCCGAACGGCTCCGGGGCTTCGCCCACGCGTACGCCGCCTGGGGCCTGGCCCACCCCGGCCTCTACCAGCTGCGCTTCGAGAGCGCCGACCAGCTGGGCGAGGACTACGTCCGTACGGACGCGGCCGACAAACTGCTCGCGCACATCGACAGCGTGATCGCCGGCCTCGACGAGCCGTCGGAGGCGACGGCCGAGGATCTGTGGGTGGGGCTGCACGGCATGGTGTCGCTGCGGATCCACAAGCGGGACCGGCCGTGGTCCGTCGCTCTGGAGGAGCAGATCGACCGGCTGCTGCGCGCCTGGGGAATCGGCTGA
- a CDS encoding SDR family NAD(P)-dependent oxidoreductase, with translation MRYRGTTILITGASSGIGAEFARRLGERGADLVLVARRVERLEALAAELRRDRPGIQVTCLAADLARPRPGAALLAALAGRGITVGALVNCAGLGITGPFLETSPEALHQQVDVNVSALTDLTGTFLPGIVAHGSGALVNVASLTAYQPVPGMAVYAATKAFVLRFTEALAYELRGTGVRVLALSPGPTRSEFYTVSGTDESGVTFETPADVVATALRALDSSRAPSVVSGRMNKVIAAAAGLLPRRLVVRAAADSVRPA, from the coding sequence ATGCGGTACCGGGGTACGACCATTCTGATCACCGGCGCGAGTTCGGGCATCGGCGCCGAGTTCGCCCGCCGGCTCGGCGAGCGGGGCGCCGACCTCGTTCTGGTCGCGCGTCGAGTGGAACGGCTCGAGGCGCTCGCCGCGGAGCTCCGCCGCGACCGGCCGGGCATCCAGGTGACCTGCCTGGCCGCCGACCTGGCCCGGCCCCGCCCGGGTGCGGCGCTGCTGGCGGCCCTCGCCGGGCGTGGCATCACCGTCGGCGCCCTCGTCAACTGCGCCGGCCTGGGCATCACCGGCCCCTTCCTCGAAACCTCGCCCGAGGCGCTGCACCAGCAGGTCGACGTCAACGTCTCGGCGCTGACCGATCTCACCGGCACCTTCCTGCCCGGCATCGTGGCGCACGGCTCCGGCGCGCTGGTCAACGTCGCCAGCCTCACCGCGTACCAGCCGGTGCCGGGGATGGCGGTCTACGCGGCGACGAAGGCCTTCGTGCTGCGCTTCACCGAGGCCCTGGCGTACGAGCTGCGCGGCACCGGCGTCCGCGTGCTCGCCCTGTCCCCCGGGCCGACCCGCAGCGAGTTCTACACCGTCAGCGGTACGGACGAGAGCGGCGTGACCTTCGAGACCCCCGCCGACGTCGTCGCCACGGCCCTGCGCGCGCTGGACTCGTCGCGGGCCCCCAGCGTGGTCTCCGGCCGCATGAACAAGGTCATCGCCGCCGCGGCGGGACTGCTCCCCCGCCGCCTGGTCGTCAGGGCCGCGGCGGACTCCGTACGCCCGGCCTGA
- a CDS encoding sigma-70 family RNA polymerase sigma factor produces the protein MDVVRQGGIAPAARRVEPSGPPVRADLEDVFRAAYARVVGVAARVLGTRDEAEDVAQEVFLSFGRTAVPAAEAAGWLSVAAAHTALNHLRSGRRRAAREGRAGDGLAVLPDVADAVVTRDEHRRVRAALARLPRKHAVALVLRHSGLSYAEVAAALDLSPGSVGTTVRRAESALREELNRHASSD, from the coding sequence GTGGACGTTGTACGACAGGGTGGGATCGCACCGGCGGCCCGGCGGGTGGAGCCGAGCGGCCCGCCCGTGCGTGCCGACCTCGAGGACGTCTTCCGCGCCGCGTACGCCCGGGTCGTCGGGGTCGCCGCCCGGGTGCTCGGGACGCGCGACGAGGCCGAGGACGTGGCCCAGGAGGTGTTCCTGAGCTTCGGGCGTACCGCCGTCCCGGCCGCGGAGGCAGCGGGCTGGCTGTCGGTCGCCGCCGCGCACACGGCGTTGAACCATCTTCGTTCCGGCCGTCGCCGGGCCGCCCGCGAGGGGCGCGCCGGCGACGGCCTCGCCGTCTTGCCGGACGTCGCCGACGCGGTCGTGACCCGCGACGAGCACCGCCGCGTCCGGGCCGCGCTGGCCCGGCTGCCCCGCAAGCACGCCGTCGCGCTCGTCCTGCGGCACAGCGGCCTCAGCTACGCCGAGGTAGCGGCCGCTCTCGATCTCTCACCCGGCAGCGTGGGCACCACCGTGCGACGCGCCGAGTCCGCCCTACGCGAGGAGTTGAACCGTCATGCGTCATCCGACTGA
- a CDS encoding ABC transporter ATP-binding protein — protein sequence MTSGPDLDAARQLLDELPAAPAVWASGLRKRYRRRTAVDGVSLTVGRGEVVGLLGPNGAGKTSVIKILLGLVRPDAGEVLLLGRPARDPRARARVGYLPELFRYQPWLTAAEVLNLHIRLTGATVSAADRRGCLGLVGLADRAGDRVGGFSKGMQQRLGLAVALVTGPDLVVLDEPTSALDPVGRADVRDILLSLRERGVAVLLNSHLIGEVERVCDRAVILDKGRVAAAGTLAELLGRRELRLRLDGVGPQAQARLAAAGRLTRSGDAYTVTLPTEPDDTTVPGLVADLVGLGVRVHAVEPARISLEERLLDILRTGAQEEHR from the coding sequence GTGACCTCCGGACCGGACCTGGACGCCGCGCGGCAGTTGCTCGACGAGCTGCCCGCGGCGCCCGCCGTGTGGGCCTCGGGGCTGCGCAAACGGTACCGGCGCCGGACCGCGGTGGACGGCGTGTCGCTCACCGTCGGCCGCGGCGAGGTGGTCGGGCTGCTCGGACCCAACGGCGCCGGCAAGACCAGCGTCATCAAGATCCTGCTCGGCCTCGTCCGGCCCGACGCCGGCGAGGTGCTGCTGCTCGGCCGCCCGGCCCGGGACCCGCGGGCCCGTGCCCGGGTCGGCTACCTGCCGGAGCTCTTCCGCTACCAGCCCTGGCTCACCGCCGCCGAGGTGCTGAACCTGCACATCCGCCTGACCGGGGCCACCGTCTCCGCCGCGGACCGGCGCGGATGCCTGGGCCTCGTCGGCCTCGCCGACCGCGCCGGCGACCGGGTGGGCGGCTTCTCCAAGGGCATGCAGCAGCGGCTCGGGCTGGCCGTCGCCCTGGTCACCGGCCCCGACCTCGTCGTGCTCGACGAGCCCACCAGCGCCCTCGACCCGGTGGGCCGCGCCGACGTCCGCGACATCCTGCTGTCCCTGCGGGAACGCGGCGTCGCCGTCCTGCTCAACTCGCATCTCATCGGCGAGGTCGAACGGGTCTGCGACCGGGCCGTCATCCTCGACAAGGGCCGGGTCGCTGCCGCCGGCACCCTCGCGGAGCTGCTGGGCCGGCGCGAACTGCGGCTCCGGCTGGACGGCGTCGGCCCGCAGGCGCAGGCCCGGCTCGCCGCCGCCGGCCGGCTCACCCGCAGCGGGGACGCGTACACGGTCACGCTGCCCACCGAGCCCGACGACACCACGGTGCCCGGGCTCGTCGCCGACCTCGTGGGCCTGGGCGTGCGGGTGCACGCCGTCGAACCGGCCCGGATCAGCCTGGAGGAACGGCTGCTGGACATTCTGCGTACCGGCGCACAGGAGGAACACCGATGA
- a CDS encoding ABC transporter permease, which yields MTLRTVLTIAALTLQEAARRRVLRSLAVLTVALLALSAWGFSRLDAEFGGLTSGEARVAGSTVLNLVMFGLSLIAALGTAFLAGPTLSGEVESGIALAVLARPIRRSAVLVGKWLGLVVFGGVFVSLAGFTQFLIVRATVGYWPPHPLTGLALLAAQTTVLLTLGLLLSTAISPMASGIVAVGLFGATWIAGVVGSVGEALGNDSVAQVGTVSRMLLPTDGLWRGAMNSFQDPALLRQVGSGIEESPFLSMSPLTVAYLGWAAVWIAAVLGLSALSFQRRDL from the coding sequence ATGACCCTGCGTACCGTGCTCACCATCGCGGCCCTCACCCTGCAGGAAGCCGCACGGCGGCGGGTGTTGCGCTCGCTCGCGGTCCTGACCGTCGCGCTGCTCGCACTGAGCGCCTGGGGCTTCTCCCGGCTGGACGCGGAGTTCGGCGGCCTCACCAGCGGCGAGGCCCGGGTGGCCGGCTCCACCGTGCTCAACCTGGTGATGTTCGGCCTGAGCCTGATCGCCGCCCTCGGGACGGCGTTCCTCGCCGGCCCCACCCTCTCCGGGGAGGTCGAGTCGGGCATCGCGCTGGCGGTGCTGGCCCGCCCGATCCGCCGCAGCGCGGTGCTGGTCGGCAAGTGGCTGGGGCTCGTCGTGTTCGGCGGCGTCTTCGTGAGCCTGGCCGGGTTCACCCAGTTCCTCATCGTCCGGGCCACCGTCGGCTACTGGCCACCGCACCCGCTCACCGGCCTGGCGCTGCTCGCCGCCCAGACGACGGTCCTGCTCACCCTCGGCCTCCTGCTCTCCACGGCGATCTCCCCGATGGCCTCGGGCATCGTGGCCGTCGGCCTCTTCGGCGCCACCTGGATCGCCGGCGTGGTCGGCTCGGTCGGCGAGGCCCTCGGCAACGACAGCGTCGCCCAGGTGGGCACGGTCTCCCGCATGCTGCTCCCCACCGACGGCCTGTGGCGCGGCGCGATGAACTCGTTCCAGGACCCGGCGCTGCTACGGCAGGTCGGCTCCGGCATCGAGGAATCCCCGTTCCTGAGCATGTCGCCGCTGACGGTGGCATATCTGGGATGGGCGGCGGTCTGGATCGCGGCGGTCCTGGGCCTGTCGGCGCTGTCCTTCCAGCGCCGGGACCTCTAG
- a CDS encoding alpha/beta hydrolase, which yields MSSSSHRRRLVGRFLAALVTVSMGTVTAAAGAQPAAAGSAAPWLTVSDGFASFAVPAADIQNTMGDVSSVVVEGNFGPSFAVSELGLVRSGAAWTSIIGPLPAGLYHYRLRGDDTKIVKDATNPASVTSDPTWSTFLVPGDAARYLADVPPGQGGKIEAITYPYAAAHERRSATVWTPPGYDAHRPRPYPVLYLLPGEGGGHADWTELGRAGQILDNLSVERRIEPMVVVMSDEGDLLRSRLPRVVERRYHVARDSGHRAIAGASAGGVQAVRVALAGPGAFAYAGSFGGVFADETPGNSQARPHLLRLYTGNLTDPAYNPTLRLLHRLDKAHIRHEFDGVNPDAGHNWAAWQENLVDFAPRLFHPVPDHRPSPGHVVPRHEFTPPAPGTTPTPWLTREANGDTFVTAETGTEFAGAEHVTLWGNWAPGGSWVNVPLTRSGDRWRVTVGPLKPWFYHYKFIVDLASKKDTSNPAHITTEPTWSTFLVPGKQSRLLADAPAGKGGTVHRLTYQSTVAGEQRSAYVWTPPGYDPARPAPYPVLYLQHGGDQNYTDWLEMGRAGQILDNEFLDGSLVPMVVVMGNGNVPDFPKELLENIVPAARAGYHISHDPARQALAGLSMGGFQTFDVLKTHPGEFAYIGTFSAGISFTVPADPAGYDPAAINAGTKLLRIYTGNVTDFVNPITLASMAAFDRVGIRYEFAGVTPGPHGWDTWQKNLIDFAPRLFRSGTRQARP from the coding sequence ATGTCGTCGTCATCCCACCGCAGGCGGCTCGTAGGCCGGTTCCTCGCGGCGCTCGTCACCGTCTCGATGGGCACCGTGACCGCTGCCGCCGGCGCACAGCCGGCGGCAGCGGGGTCAGCGGCACCGTGGCTGACCGTGTCCGACGGTTTCGCGTCCTTCGCCGTGCCGGCGGCGGACATCCAGAACACGATGGGCGACGTGTCCTCCGTCGTCGTCGAGGGGAATTTCGGCCCGTCCTTCGCGGTGTCGGAACTCGGCCTGGTCCGCTCGGGTGCCGCCTGGACGTCGATCATCGGACCGCTGCCGGCGGGCCTGTACCACTACCGCCTCCGGGGCGACGACACCAAGATCGTCAAAGATGCCACGAACCCGGCGTCGGTCACCTCGGATCCGACCTGGAGCACCTTCCTCGTCCCCGGCGACGCCGCGCGATACCTCGCCGATGTGCCGCCGGGGCAGGGCGGGAAGATCGAGGCCATCACCTATCCGTACGCCGCGGCGCACGAGCGACGGTCGGCGACCGTGTGGACGCCGCCGGGATACGACGCCCACCGCCCGCGCCCGTACCCGGTCCTGTACCTGCTGCCCGGCGAGGGCGGCGGCCACGCCGACTGGACCGAGCTGGGCCGCGCCGGGCAGATCCTCGACAACCTGTCGGTGGAGCGTCGCATCGAGCCGATGGTGGTCGTGATGAGCGACGAGGGCGACCTCCTGCGCTCCCGGCTCCCGCGGGTGGTCGAGCGGCGGTACCACGTCGCCCGTGATTCCGGGCATCGGGCGATCGCCGGTGCGTCGGCCGGCGGCGTGCAGGCGGTGCGGGTCGCGTTGGCCGGTCCCGGCGCCTTCGCCTATGCCGGCTCGTTCGGTGGCGTCTTCGCCGATGAGACCCCCGGGAACAGCCAGGCGAGGCCCCACCTGTTGCGGCTCTACACCGGGAACCTGACCGATCCGGCGTACAACCCCACCCTCCGGCTGCTGCACCGCCTCGACAAGGCGCACATCAGGCACGAGTTCGACGGGGTGAACCCGGACGCCGGCCACAACTGGGCGGCGTGGCAGGAGAACCTCGTCGACTTCGCACCGCGGCTCTTCCATCCGGTGCCCGACCACCGCCCCAGCCCCGGACACGTGGTGCCCCGGCACGAGTTCACGCCCCCGGCGCCGGGCACCACCCCGACGCCGTGGCTGACCCGGGAGGCCAACGGGGACACCTTCGTCACCGCCGAGACCGGCACCGAGTTCGCCGGCGCGGAGCATGTCACGCTCTGGGGCAACTGGGCGCCGGGCGGAAGCTGGGTCAACGTGCCGCTCACCCGATCCGGAGACCGGTGGCGGGTGACCGTGGGACCGCTCAAGCCCTGGTTCTACCACTACAAGTTCATCGTCGACCTGGCCTCGAAGAAGGACACGTCGAACCCGGCGCACATCACCACGGAACCGACGTGGAGCACGTTCCTCGTACCGGGGAAGCAGTCGCGTCTGCTCGCCGACGCCCCCGCCGGGAAGGGCGGCACCGTGCACCGGCTCACCTACCAGAGCACGGTCGCCGGGGAGCAACGCTCGGCGTACGTGTGGACCCCGCCCGGCTACGACCCCGCGCGGCCGGCGCCGTACCCGGTCCTCTACCTGCAGCACGGCGGCGACCAGAACTACACCGACTGGCTCGAGATGGGACGGGCCGGGCAGATCCTCGACAACGAGTTCCTCGACGGCTCACTCGTGCCGATGGTCGTCGTGATGGGCAACGGCAACGTCCCGGACTTCCCGAAGGAGCTGCTGGAGAACATCGTCCCGGCGGCACGCGCCGGCTACCACATCTCCCACGACCCGGCGCGGCAGGCGCTCGCCGGCCTGTCGATGGGCGGGTTCCAGACGTTCGACGTCCTCAAGACCCACCCGGGGGAGTTCGCGTACATCGGCACCTTCTCCGCGGGCATCAGCTTCACCGTCCCGGCCGACCCGGCGGGATACGACCCGGCGGCGATCAACGCCGGGACGAAGCTGCTGCGCATCTACACCGGCAACGTGACCGACTTCGTCAACCCGATCACCCTGGCCTCGATGGCGGCCTTCGACCGGGTCGGCATCAGGTACGAGTTCGCCGGGGTCACCCCGGGCCCGCACGGCTGGGACACCTGGCAGAAGAACCTGATCGACTTCGCCCCCCGCCTGTTCCGCTCCGGCACCCGCCAGGCGCGGCCCTAG